The sequence CACACAAGGTTTACGAGTCTTTTACTAGGGCTTCTCTTTGTCATGCATGCCCTTAGGAACTCTTCTGCATACTCTCATCCAGGTAAAGTCAAGAGTGCTTTCTTCTCCAttagttttgttgaaaattattaaaaattatataccaaagttttgagatgatttttttgttttaacgTTTAACCTCAATTTGTAGGTGAAGAAGGGCTTGAGGCTAcaagaaaaaattttggggttcaAAAGGTATAGGTTTGTTATTTTAGGCTTGTTATAGCTAgcataatatatatgtattctcCTTAGTAAAAATTGATTAACTAAAGTATATAAGAGTTTGAATTACAGGGGCTTCTGGATGGTGTTAACACTGCTGGTTTGAAGAAAATAGGGCTTGGAGGAAGGAAAATGGCAGTCCACAAAGTGCTGATGAGCAAAGAGATTGAGAAGCAAGATGTCACTACTTCAGAGATTTCAGGTGCAACCCATTTCGATGGAAACTCTGACCTTGAAGTGAAGGGGGATTTTAAAGTAAAATGTAAACTGGGAGACAGTAATAAAACTCCTAAGAAATACAGAGTGGCTGGTTTTGTAGCTTTCAATGCTGATTATCAAGGGCCTAAACACCACTCTCCAACACATAATTGAATAGCTAGCGTTGAAAACCCTTTTAAGATTCCTTTCTTTGCCTCTAGCCTTGATAGATGTCATGGTGAACATATCTGTGGATACCATACTTGTATGTACATAATcgaaaaattttgttgttggaaGGAATGTTATTTTGATGCTTATATATATTAAGGTGTTCCAGTTTATGTGAATTACAATTTAATATTCTACAATCTTACAAAGGAAATTATATTGCTCTAACAATATTGAAACTAAATTTTGCGATGTCTTGGTTGTGGGCAAAGATGCTAAATTTCATGGTTTGTTATGAATATTTGTTCCGTGACTGCAGGAAAGGACAGTGAAGCCTCAAAGAAGCCTCTTGACTGCTCTCAATATAAAGTGAATgttcaggtctctctctctctctctctctctctctctctctcacacttcACAAAAACATGTACTCAAATTAATATGcaattttagattatttttctcaaaaaaaaaaaaaaatgtaaaatgaaaatgtgcagAAATTACGTAACATATACTAGTATAAGCTTAATTTGATGCATCTTGAGATACTTTTTAGGAACAACTTTTATGTTATAATCAATTCCTTGCAAATATCAACAATTTATAGAGGTTGGACAACATTGTTACAAAGGTTCCGTCCAATACTCTAGTACGTTAAACAGGATAGGACACGATAatgatatataataattttaggaCATATGTCATGTCGACGTCACATGCATTAACCCCAAGACAAACTCTTCAAATGTCATATAGTATCAGTTTAAGTATTCCAATTTGAcactaatttaattaattttaccATTAGAACAATTTGAACAAGTTGGAGCCAAAGTCATCGAAGTCTGCAAGCTTCAGAATTCCTAGGAGTAAGCCGGCTGAACCTCAAAACTCTCAAGATTCCAAGGCAGCTTCAACCAAAGCCAGCTTGGAGAGTTCCTCAAGGTCTGACAATAAGCCAGCCTCTCTAGAAACGAACCATACTTCTCATGAAGCTCGATGGCTTCTTCAGGCAACCAAAGAGATTGTGAACCTGATGCACAAGGATTATAAGGGAATGGGTCGCCGTAAACCACCCATCAATAACCACGAGCCTTGGCATTGAGTTAAACAAAAATCATGAGTAGGTTTAGGCTCACAATTTTGCTTTTGGAAGTGAAGTCCTTACCTACATAAAATAGGTtatctttcttttggctttttttgtttttcgtttttgttttttggtttttatatgGATCATAAAGGCAAAGATAGGAACTTAAAGTGTTGCTTGTTTCTGATAGTCAGAAGTAGAAGACATAATAGTGATGTACATTAAGTGTGCCTTCATAAGCCTTTTGGTAAAGTGAAGTTAGACAAGTTTTGTGaagtaatatataatataatgtgaTATTAATGCTAAATAATTTGATCTGTTTTACAGTTTATTATTTTGTGGTGAGCAAATAATCAAGGATATGATCTTTAGATTTAAAATCCACAGACGAATTGATTACTTATGTTTCGTTAGAAACAATTTCTAAAGAGACTGAAAATTGATCACGAATGttacttttaattttctttcatagtcaattcttttctttcctcatATTTGGTTCATACTTTTATTCATTAAAGGATTTCCTAGCTGTGGCTTCGAGTGATACACAAATAACAGAGAGAGCATTGTATTTTAACTGGTACTTCttagtatttctaacaaaaacatCAAGGTTTAAATCCTCATTTCCccattgtaattatcaaattatatatcattataaaaataaaaaaacaaaaattgattcACGTTTGGAGCATCTTATTGTCCCCTTTCACTGCTGTGCAATTACATCCACTAATGGAATTAAAGTAGGGAATTACAATAATGATACAAAGGCTGTACCGAAGGTTGTATTGTTTTGACCAGTGAAATGATATATTTCGGTATCGGTCAATACCAATGTACTGTTTTGGGGTTTactattattttctatatttataaatatatatatatatatatgtgtgtgtgtgtgtgtgtgtgtgtgtgcgtgtgtgtattataataatatatataaaagtttaccataaaacattatctcaattcagaacaaattattcatggttttagattttggcatcaattaaaagaaaaaaaaaaaaaacacaatataaaaaatagaaaacttgtTTGTTCATTGCatacaaagaaaacaaataatactaataagttaatgcaaataagttactaTTCTActtttacaaaaattcaaaaattacaaaactaaaaataaaaaataaataaaaaaatttctgtacTCTCCGGTACTAGCCGGTATTACCCGAAATTGACCAGTATTTAAACCggtacaaaatgttgatgtttcGATCCTAGTATACACACTGGTACGTATTGGCCAGTACCAGTACAGTATCGACTACCTTGCATCAAACCCAATTAAAATAACTCTCTCTCAATTTACAAAAGCTAGTTTTACAATGAGCTTGTATGTTATTATCTTTCACAAAGTTAAGGTGTAAATTGAAAATGATCAAAATCCTTAACAAAGTAAAATACACAACACTTCGGAGCCAAATCACAAAACCAAGCCAAAGTTAGCAGCAAAGCTAATTGAaatataaagttaaaaaaaaaaaaaaaaatttaagccaCAGATAtagaaatctctctctctctctctctcaataaatATCTTACGCTAGATGCCTAGATGCTTATCTATCCttcattattaataaaatacccTATCCaattgtgtgtttttgtttttaaagatctaagtattttcttttgaaCCATATGAAGATGATATCTAAATATTCATGCCAACAGTTTACGTTAGATTTTGTACTAGCAGAAGAAAATTCTTATGATTTAACCTTGAAACACGTAATAAGTCTAATAGAACTTTTGATATGTCAAACATTAACTGTTTAATATGTGAAATTTGAGACAAACCCAATAAAACTTTAATATCCTAATTGAATTcatactttgtttttcaatttaaattgaTTACATTAGTTGATTTATACAATATACATGTTATACATATCAAAAACATTATACAAAAactgttaataatttttttgtacatatcaaatactaaa is a genomic window of Quercus lobata isolate SW786 chromosome 2, ValleyOak3.0 Primary Assembly, whole genome shotgun sequence containing:
- the LOC115976941 gene encoding uncharacterized protein LOC115976941, with amino-acid sequence MVHTRFTSLLLGLLFVMHALRNSSAYSHPGEEGLEATRKNFGVQKGLLDGVNTAGLKKIGLGGRKMAVHKVLMSKEIEKQDVTTSEISGKDSEASKKPLDCSQYKVNVQNNLNKLEPKSSKSASFRIPRSKPAEPQNSQDSKAASTKASLESSSRSDNKPASLETNHTSHEARWLLQATKEIVNLMHKDYKGMGRRKPPINNHEPWH